A stretch of Desulfotalea psychrophila LSv54 DNA encodes these proteins:
- a CDS encoding inorganic phosphate transporter: MEIIAAHGTAMLIMAVIFGLYMTWGIGANDLANAMGTSVGAGAITVKQAIGIAIFFEFLGAVIAGGNVTKTIRKGIIDPSTLVNTPEILVYGMLAALLAAAVWLMIASSRGWPVSTTHSIIGALVGFAIVGIGPGAVHWGKIGSVVASWIVSPIIGGTIAYLLVMSTRKLIFDTANPLKNAKRYAPFYVFLVGFIISLVTLFKGLKHLNIDLTSGQSLLCAALFGCFTALMGWYLTKDIKEDVTANREFSFASVERVFTPMMLFTACSMAFAHGSNDVANGIGPLAAVYSIISSGGEVMQDSQLPIWILLLGGAGIVLGLITLGYRVMLTVGKKITELTPSRGFCAELAAAITVVIASRTGLPVSTTHILVGSVLGVGLARGVGALDLRVILNIVISWVVTLPAGAFMAMLFFFTLKGIFG; the protein is encoded by the coding sequence ATGGAAATTATTGCCGCACATGGCACAGCAATGCTCATTATGGCCGTTATATTCGGCCTGTATATGACCTGGGGCATAGGCGCTAACGACCTCGCTAATGCCATGGGAACTTCGGTTGGAGCCGGAGCGATCACCGTAAAGCAGGCCATTGGAATTGCTATTTTTTTTGAATTCCTTGGAGCTGTTATTGCAGGTGGAAATGTTACTAAAACCATTCGAAAGGGAATTATTGATCCCTCAACCCTGGTCAACACGCCTGAGATACTCGTCTACGGCATGCTTGCCGCCCTTCTTGCGGCAGCAGTATGGCTAATGATAGCCTCATCCCGTGGTTGGCCTGTATCCACCACCCACTCCATTATCGGTGCTCTGGTGGGCTTTGCCATAGTTGGCATTGGTCCGGGAGCCGTGCATTGGGGAAAAATAGGCAGTGTTGTTGCCAGTTGGATTGTCTCACCTATAATTGGTGGAACCATCGCCTATCTGCTCGTTATGAGCACCAGAAAGCTTATTTTTGACACAGCTAACCCTCTTAAAAATGCCAAAAGATATGCGCCCTTCTATGTCTTTCTAGTAGGGTTTATCATCTCGCTGGTTACCCTCTTTAAGGGTTTGAAGCATCTCAACATCGACCTCACCTCAGGGCAAAGTCTTCTCTGTGCTGCTCTTTTTGGTTGTTTTACCGCCCTTATGGGTTGGTATCTCACCAAAGACATTAAAGAGGATGTTACTGCCAACCGAGAGTTCAGCTTTGCAAGTGTTGAGAGGGTATTCACCCCCATGATGCTCTTCACTGCCTGCTCCATGGCCTTCGCCCACGGCTCAAATGACGTAGCCAATGGCATTGGACCACTTGCTGCCGTCTATAGCATTATTAGCTCCGGTGGTGAAGTTATGCAGGACTCACAGCTTCCCATCTGGATCCTTCTTCTAGGTGGTGCGGGTATTGTCCTTGGTCTTATCACCCTCGGTTACCGGGTAATGCTTACCGTGGGGAAAAAAATCACAGAGCTTACCCCCTCCCGAGGTTTCTGCGCAGAACTTGCCGCAGCCATTACCGTTGTTATTGCTTCGCGTACGGGACTGCCTGTTTCCACCACTCATATCCTTGTCGGCTCCGTACTCGGGGTAGGCCTGGCACGAGGAGTAGGAGCACTTGACCTGCGGGTGATCCTCAACATTGTCATATCCTGGGTTGTCACCCTGCCCGCAGGGGCATTTATGGCAATGCTCTTCTTCTTCACCCTTAAGGGTATCTTTGGTTAA
- a CDS encoding beta-barrel assembly-enhancing protease — MRLLKKIKRYHRKYTAVLVAFFFIVSMPATSSAFSVKEEQELGAKLLYSVRGAFPLVDDPDIDQYINSLGDEVLRVAGIQYFDYHFYVVDSKDFNAFAAPSGLIFFYSGLIAAMNSEDELVSVLAHEIGHVVRRHLAARMDKGKVSTVATAGLALLALLTGGALAPALLVGAMATGRSISLHYSRIHEEEADLLAYDWMKALHRDPQGQVKMLGTMRRIARYRSEKLPQYLVTHPNPEARLEYVESLVIIDKKRGGRGIVKVDNFAFFRFKYRVLSQVTESASFRDLLISLHTSARSTEFEKKMSGYGLALVALRENDYPRSLQYINQAIKDFPDKIALIGDRGYIQLEAGQLVAAEQDLRATLARDAGNLFAIFNLGRLMARRGDITQAEKYYKSVLSAMPEYDKAYYELGRLASSQKKKGMATYYLGKYNLYRGRLRLARFNFNQTIKNAKTTKKIKEESEKALELLDRLQGK; from the coding sequence TTGCGTCTTTTAAAAAAGATTAAAAGGTATCACCGTAAATACACGGCTGTTCTTGTAGCTTTTTTCTTTATTGTCAGTATGCCGGCAACGAGCTCAGCCTTTAGTGTTAAGGAAGAGCAGGAGTTGGGTGCTAAGCTCCTCTATTCAGTCCGTGGAGCTTTTCCTCTTGTTGATGATCCTGATATTGACCAGTATATAAACTCCTTGGGTGATGAGGTGCTTCGTGTTGCGGGCATTCAGTATTTTGATTATCATTTTTATGTTGTTGATAGTAAGGACTTTAATGCCTTCGCTGCTCCTTCGGGATTGATCTTCTTTTATTCCGGCCTTATTGCGGCAATGAACTCCGAGGATGAGCTCGTCTCAGTACTTGCCCATGAAATTGGTCATGTTGTCAGGAGGCATCTTGCCGCCAGGATGGATAAGGGTAAGGTGAGTACTGTAGCTACTGCGGGTCTTGCCCTGCTTGCTCTTCTGACCGGTGGAGCCCTTGCTCCAGCCCTGTTAGTTGGAGCCATGGCCACGGGACGAAGTATATCCCTTCACTATAGCCGTATCCATGAGGAGGAGGCTGATTTGCTTGCCTATGATTGGATGAAGGCCCTGCACCGGGATCCGCAGGGACAGGTGAAGATGTTGGGTACAATGCGTCGCATTGCCCGTTATCGCAGTGAAAAACTTCCTCAGTATCTTGTGACTCACCCCAATCCAGAGGCTCGGCTTGAGTATGTTGAATCTCTTGTCATTATTGATAAGAAACGAGGTGGTAGAGGGATTGTTAAAGTTGATAATTTTGCTTTTTTTCGTTTTAAGTACAGGGTGCTTTCTCAGGTAACAGAGTCTGCCTCCTTTCGTGATCTGCTTATTAGTCTTCATACCTCTGCCCGCTCAACAGAGTTTGAAAAAAAGATGTCAGGCTATGGTCTTGCCCTTGTTGCCCTGCGAGAAAATGATTATCCAAGAAGTCTTCAGTATATAAACCAAGCAATTAAGGATTTTCCGGATAAGATCGCATTGATTGGTGACAGGGGATATATTCAGCTTGAGGCGGGGCAGCTTGTGGCGGCAGAGCAGGATTTGCGGGCGACCTTGGCCCGTGATGCTGGCAATCTCTTTGCCATTTTTAACCTTGGCAGGTTGATGGCAAGAAGGGGAGATATTACCCAGGCAGAAAAGTATTATAAGAGTGTCCTCAGTGCTATGCCTGAATATGATAAGGCCTACTATGAACTGGGGCGTCTTGCCAGTAGTCAGAAAAAAAAGGGTATGGCTACCTATTATCTTGGCAAATATAATCTGTATAGGGGGAGGCTAAGGCTTGCTCGTTTTAATTTTAACCAGACGATTAAAAATGCGAAAACGACTAAGAAAATAAAGGAGGAGAGTGAGAAGGCTCTGGAGTTGCTTGATCGTTTGCAGGGTAAGTAG
- a CDS encoding NAD-dependent epimerase/dehydratase family protein, which yields MGQSRVVTGKIERALVTGGNGFVGRAIVQMLLADGVQVRVVGRGLYPQLEAMGVECYRGDIGDQAFMVGAVEGMDVVFHVAALAGIWGEWDDYYKTNVLGTQSVIAACLGRVRALVYTSTPSVVFNRQSIANGDESLPYPEKFLCHYAKSKVMAEKSVLAVDPSRLACVALRPHLVWGPGDPHLIPRLVASRLQNRLKIVGKKDNIVDVSYVDNVAHAHLLAANNLLRAGTAAGRAYFISQGQPVNLWDWLNELFVRLDVPPLERSVPFSLAYALGAFFEGAYRVLGLQNDPPMTRFVAEQLAKSHYFSIENAQKDFGYAPIVSMEEGIICLVASFKKD from the coding sequence ATGGGCCAGTCAAGAGTTGTCACGGGCAAAATAGAGAGGGCCCTGGTCACAGGTGGAAATGGTTTTGTCGGTCGGGCAATTGTCCAGATGCTACTGGCCGATGGAGTTCAGGTGCGTGTTGTTGGCCGTGGTCTCTATCCTCAGCTTGAGGCCATGGGGGTTGAATGTTACCGGGGAGATATCGGTGACCAGGCCTTTATGGTGGGTGCCGTTGAGGGTATGGATGTGGTTTTTCATGTTGCCGCTCTGGCAGGTATTTGGGGTGAATGGGATGATTATTACAAGACCAATGTTCTGGGGACGCAGTCTGTTATCGCAGCCTGTCTAGGTCGGGTTCGGGCCCTGGTCTATACCTCGACCCCCTCGGTTGTTTTTAATCGACAGTCGATTGCTAATGGAGATGAGAGTCTGCCCTATCCGGAAAAATTTCTCTGTCACTATGCCAAAAGCAAGGTGATGGCGGAGAAGTCTGTGCTTGCGGTAGATCCCTCCCGCCTTGCCTGTGTTGCCCTGCGGCCCCATCTGGTTTGGGGGCCTGGCGATCCGCATCTCATTCCTCGTCTGGTGGCCAGTCGCCTGCAAAATCGTTTGAAGATTGTTGGCAAAAAAGATAATATTGTTGATGTATCCTATGTGGATAATGTTGCCCATGCCCATCTGCTGGCGGCAAATAATTTGCTGCGCGCTGGAACAGCTGCTGGCAGGGCCTATTTTATCAGTCAGGGCCAGCCTGTGAATCTGTGGGATTGGCTTAATGAGCTCTTTGTTCGTCTGGATGTGCCACCGCTTGAAAGATCTGTGCCCTTCTCTCTGGCCTATGCTTTGGGCGCCTTTTTTGAAGGTGCCTATAGAGTTCTTGGCCTGCAAAACGATCCGCCCATGACCAGATTTGTTGCGGAGCAACTGGCAAAATCACACTATTTTTCTATTGAAAATGCCCAAAAGGATTTTGGATATGCACCTATTGTCTCAATGGAAGAGGGAATTATATGTCTCGTTGCGTCTTTTAAAAAAGATTAA
- a CDS encoding fatty acid CoA ligase family protein — MLNIGRTLQEVAQKYGEQRGLVEAATGREMSFAELNRLSDSYAHYLRDSGVKSGDRVMLMVKPSADFICLTFALFKLGAPVILIDPGMGYKNLLRCIARVTPAVLIGIPKALLVSRLFRRTFSTIRLSFCCGSACGIFGPDIRRAGVKSMHAYPAHQPKKDDLAAIIFTTGSTGAPKGVRYEHDLFAAQREHVGKYYGIGVGDVDQPGFPLFALFSTSLGACAVIPDMDPTKPAQVDPQKYIASIEKYGVTYSFGSPAIWNVVSHYCVQKKIVLPSLKKVLMAGAPVSGELLQRVEKMLPKDAEIFTPYGATESLPIVSITGREILSSTWERSRRGAGACVGRALPGMEVRVITISDDPIACIEDVQVCAAGEIGEIIVRGNVVTRAYDNNAHETRLAKIEDGATFWHRMGDTGYLDVDGLLWFCGRRAHRVVTEAGTLFTIPCEAIVNEHDDVYRSALVAVKGIGGVTEPALIVEKKKGATISDGDLLEDVRALAAADPLTAEIEHFLVHRSFPVDIRHNAKIFREKLSVWASQELSRAK; from the coding sequence GTGCTGAATATTGGTAGAACCCTGCAGGAGGTTGCCCAGAAGTATGGAGAGCAGAGAGGGCTTGTTGAGGCTGCCACGGGGCGTGAAATGTCCTTTGCAGAGCTGAATCGTCTCTCCGATAGTTATGCTCATTATCTCCGTGATTCAGGCGTTAAATCGGGCGATCGCGTCATGCTGATGGTCAAGCCATCGGCGGATTTTATCTGTCTGACCTTTGCCCTTTTTAAGCTTGGTGCTCCTGTTATTCTGATTGATCCGGGCATGGGCTATAAGAACTTATTGCGTTGTATTGCCCGGGTGACGCCTGCTGTTTTGATAGGCATTCCCAAGGCGCTTCTGGTCTCCAGGCTGTTTCGCCGTACCTTCTCCACCATCAGGCTCTCTTTCTGTTGTGGGAGTGCCTGTGGGATATTTGGGCCGGATATTCGCAGGGCCGGGGTGAAGAGCATGCATGCCTATCCAGCCCATCAGCCTAAAAAGGATGATCTGGCGGCAATTATCTTTACCACGGGATCCACCGGTGCCCCTAAGGGCGTCCGTTATGAACATGATCTCTTTGCCGCCCAACGTGAGCATGTGGGGAAATACTACGGTATCGGTGTAGGCGATGTTGATCAGCCTGGCTTCCCTCTCTTTGCCCTCTTTTCAACGTCTCTCGGGGCCTGTGCTGTGATTCCTGATATGGATCCGACCAAGCCGGCTCAGGTTGATCCGCAAAAGTATATCGCATCGATTGAAAAATATGGAGTGACCTACTCCTTTGGTTCGCCGGCTATCTGGAATGTGGTGAGTCACTACTGTGTGCAGAAAAAGATTGTTCTGCCCTCTCTGAAGAAGGTCCTCATGGCAGGTGCCCCCGTATCTGGTGAGCTTTTACAGAGGGTGGAGAAGATGCTGCCAAAGGATGCAGAGATATTTACCCCCTATGGGGCGACGGAGAGTCTGCCCATTGTCTCCATCACCGGCAGGGAAATTTTGTCTTCGACCTGGGAGAGAAGTAGGCGGGGGGCAGGCGCCTGTGTTGGCCGTGCCCTACCCGGTATGGAGGTGCGGGTTATTACTATTTCCGATGATCCTATTGCCTGTATAGAGGATGTGCAGGTCTGTGCCGCAGGAGAGATAGGAGAAATTATTGTCCGCGGTAATGTGGTTACTCGGGCCTATGATAATAATGCCCACGAGACCCGTCTGGCTAAAATAGAGGATGGGGCCACCTTTTGGCATCGTATGGGTGATACCGGTTATCTTGATGTGGATGGTCTGTTGTGGTTCTGTGGCCGTCGTGCTCATCGGGTGGTGACAGAAGCGGGAACCCTCTTCACCATTCCCTGTGAGGCCATTGTTAATGAGCATGATGATGTCTACCGTTCGGCCCTTGTGGCAGTAAAGGGGATTGGAGGAGTTACAGAGCCCGCCCTTATTGTCGAGAAGAAAAAGGGGGCCACTATTTCGGATGGGGATCTACTGGAGGATGTTCGAGCACTTGCGGCGGCTGACCCTCTTACCGCTGAGATAGAACACTTTCTTGTTCACAGGTCTTTTCCCGTGGATATTCGACATAATGCGAAAATATTTCGGGAGAAATTATCGGTATGGGCCAGTCAAGAGTTGTCACGGGCAAAATAG
- a CDS encoding alpha/beta fold hydrolase: protein MFTEYPFQSNYFEIGGQRLHYVDEGHGPVIVLVHGNPTWSFYYRRVISLLSKTHRIIAVDHMGCGLSDKPQDYSYTLQTHRQNLFQLLEHLQIEKYSLVVHDWGGAIGVGCAAFAPERVEKLVVLNTAAFRSTHIPLRISLCRAPLFGEYLVRGLNGFAWPASFMAVQKRLSKEVVAGYLAPYSNWEKRVAVYGFVHDIPLNSAHPSYGTLVEVERGLEALVARQVPTLILWGGKDFCFNDHFYRQWCERVPYAEKVYYENGGHYILEDEFADIAPRLERFFTVCEED, encoded by the coding sequence GTGTTTACAGAGTATCCTTTTCAATCGAATTATTTCGAAATAGGCGGTCAACGTCTGCACTATGTGGATGAGGGGCATGGCCCCGTCATTGTCCTGGTCCATGGTAATCCAACCTGGTCATTTTATTACCGTAGAGTCATCAGCCTTCTCTCTAAGACCCACCGCATTATTGCCGTGGATCATATGGGTTGTGGTCTTTCGGATAAGCCCCAGGATTATTCCTATACCCTGCAAACCCATCGGCAGAATCTTTTTCAGCTGCTGGAGCATCTTCAGATAGAAAAATATTCTCTGGTGGTTCATGACTGGGGTGGGGCCATCGGGGTTGGCTGTGCTGCATTTGCCCCGGAGAGGGTAGAAAAATTGGTGGTATTGAATACCGCAGCATTTCGTTCAACTCATATACCCCTGCGTATCAGTCTCTGTCGGGCTCCTCTTTTTGGTGAGTATCTTGTCCGAGGACTGAATGGTTTTGCCTGGCCTGCAAGCTTTATGGCCGTGCAGAAGAGATTATCCAAAGAGGTGGTGGCGGGATATCTTGCTCCCTACTCGAACTGGGAAAAACGGGTTGCTGTTTATGGATTTGTCCATGATATTCCGCTGAACTCAGCCCATCCCAGCTATGGAACCCTGGTGGAGGTGGAGCGGGGGCTAGAGGCCCTGGTCGCGCGGCAGGTGCCAACCCTTATCCTCTGGGGTGGAAAGGACTTCTGCTTTAATGATCACTTTTATCGGCAGTGGTGTGAGCGGGTTCCCTATGCGGAAAAGGTATATTACGAAAATGGCGGTCACTATATATTAGAAGATGAGTTTGCTGATATTGCTCCGCGATTAGAACGTTTTTTCACAGTTTGCGAGGAAGATTAA
- the msbA gene encoding lipid A export permease/ATP-binding protein MsbA codes for MTNKEIIKRLYHEIIPYKIPLFIAMFAMIVVAALTGAQAYLVKDLLDKIFMEKDVFFLQILPLIIIAIFFTKGVLYYTYAIILERVGQSIIRDFRLKIFAHIHRQSLSFFHNTPTGTLISRVLSDVALMQQAVSTVIIQLLRDFFQVIFLLGVIFYMNWKLALICFLIIPLAAIPIVKFGKIFRKLSTKTQEETAEVSNMLHETISGSRIVKAFCREDYEVERFHRQVETLFTITMKNAKYRVFQSPLMEIIGGFAVAGIIWVGGSEVINGSATPGTFFAFLTAMITAYDPVKRVSQVNSTIQQGLASAQRVFAILDIKPEIEDKPEATSLAPFKESIEFHDVSFSYGTEKILSHINLKVPAGEALAIVGPSGGGKTTLTNLIPRFIDLQEGSITIDGTDIRDVTTNSLRNQIAMVTQQTILFNDTIRNNIAYGKDSCTEEEIRRAAKAAHALTFIEELPNGFDTALGEGGAKLSGGQRQRISIARALLADAPILILDEATSALDTESEREVQKALENLMQNRTTFVIAHRLSTIKNASRIVVVKKGKIVEEGSHEELLKLEGEYQLLYNMQ; via the coding sequence ATGACAAACAAAGAAATTATAAAAAGATTGTACCACGAGATCATTCCCTATAAAATCCCGCTATTTATAGCAATGTTTGCCATGATTGTCGTAGCGGCCCTCACGGGCGCTCAGGCATATTTGGTGAAGGATCTCCTCGATAAAATCTTTATGGAAAAAGATGTCTTTTTTCTGCAAATACTTCCCCTTATTATTATTGCCATCTTCTTCACTAAGGGTGTCCTCTACTATACCTATGCAATCATTCTTGAGAGGGTTGGTCAATCTATTATTCGTGATTTTCGTCTGAAAATATTTGCCCACATACACCGCCAATCCCTCTCCTTTTTCCATAACACCCCGACAGGCACCTTGATATCCAGAGTGCTCTCCGACGTTGCTCTTATGCAACAGGCTGTCTCCACTGTTATCATCCAGCTCCTACGAGATTTTTTCCAAGTGATCTTCCTGCTTGGCGTCATCTTCTACATGAACTGGAAACTTGCCCTGATATGTTTTCTCATCATCCCCCTGGCAGCCATCCCCATCGTCAAATTTGGTAAAATCTTCAGAAAGCTGAGCACAAAAACCCAGGAGGAGACTGCTGAAGTCTCCAACATGCTCCATGAGACAATTTCCGGAAGCAGAATTGTCAAAGCATTCTGCCGAGAAGATTATGAGGTAGAGCGCTTTCACAGGCAAGTAGAGACACTCTTTACCATCACCATGAAGAATGCAAAATACCGCGTATTCCAAAGCCCCCTGATGGAAATAATAGGTGGTTTTGCCGTAGCGGGCATCATCTGGGTGGGCGGCAGTGAAGTCATTAACGGCTCGGCAACACCGGGTACCTTTTTTGCCTTCTTAACAGCAATGATCACCGCCTACGACCCCGTGAAGCGAGTCAGTCAAGTCAACTCAACGATCCAACAGGGACTTGCCTCGGCACAACGGGTCTTTGCCATATTGGATATTAAGCCGGAAATAGAGGACAAGCCGGAAGCAACGTCCCTCGCCCCCTTCAAAGAATCCATCGAGTTTCATGATGTTTCCTTCTCCTACGGAACAGAAAAAATTCTCTCTCACATCAACCTGAAGGTCCCTGCCGGAGAGGCCCTGGCCATTGTCGGCCCCAGCGGTGGGGGTAAAACAACCCTTACCAACCTTATTCCCAGGTTTATTGACTTGCAAGAGGGTTCAATCACCATCGACGGCACCGATATTAGAGATGTCACCACCAACTCCCTGCGCAATCAAATTGCCATGGTCACCCAACAGACAATTCTCTTTAACGACACCATCAGAAACAATATCGCCTACGGCAAGGACAGCTGTACAGAAGAGGAGATCAGACGGGCGGCAAAGGCAGCCCATGCCCTGACCTTTATAGAGGAACTTCCCAATGGCTTTGATACCGCCCTCGGCGAGGGAGGGGCAAAACTCTCGGGCGGACAGCGCCAGAGAATCTCTATTGCCCGGGCCCTCCTGGCCGATGCCCCCATTCTTATTTTAGATGAGGCAACCTCAGCCCTCGATACAGAATCAGAACGAGAGGTACAAAAGGCCCTGGAAAACCTTATGCAAAACCGAACAACCTTTGTTATTGCCCATAGACTTTCAACAATCAAAAACGCATCTCGAATTGTGGTGGTCAAAAAGGGAAAAATAGTAGAAGAGGGAAGTCACGAGGAACTGCTAAAGCTTGAGGGCGAATACCAACTACTCTACAATATGCAATAG